A portion of the Streptomyces platensis genome contains these proteins:
- a CDS encoding sensor histidine kinase — MPSLPSFSKTAGPPPAAPPKPTWDPRPVNVRPFPWLRPTIRIRLTLLYGGMFLMAGIVLLTIIYMLAADALHDGSALPLKILGGKFESTSDICDLPTQTSGQLLQEAVNSCLQHQRAVALNSLLNRSLLALLGLTVVAFAFGYAMAGRVLSPLGRITRTAQRVAGSDLHRRIELGGPDDELKELADTFDQMLDRLDRAFESQRRFVANASHELRTPLAINRTLLEVQLADPAASPELAQLGKTLLATNERSEQLVEGLLLLARSENRVVDKKPVDVSEVAAQAVDQTREEAHAKGVELRGARQQVFVQGNGVLLERIALNLVQNAVRYNVPEGGWVEVVTEPQPGCAVLVVANTGPVVPAYEVENLFEPFRRLRTERTGSDKGVGLGLSIVRSVVRAHDGSITAQPREGGGLIMRVVLPL, encoded by the coding sequence ATGCCTTCCCTGCCCTCGTTCTCCAAGACGGCCGGCCCCCCGCCGGCCGCTCCGCCCAAGCCCACCTGGGACCCCCGGCCGGTCAATGTCCGGCCCTTCCCGTGGCTGCGCCCCACCATCCGGATACGGCTGACGCTGCTGTACGGCGGCATGTTCCTGATGGCCGGCATCGTGCTGCTGACGATCATCTACATGCTGGCCGCGGACGCGCTGCACGACGGCAGCGCGCTGCCGCTGAAGATCCTCGGCGGCAAATTCGAGTCGACCAGCGACATCTGTGACCTGCCCACCCAGACGTCCGGGCAACTGCTCCAGGAGGCCGTCAACAGCTGTCTTCAGCATCAGCGGGCGGTGGCCCTCAACAGCCTCCTCAACCGCTCCCTGCTGGCCCTGCTCGGTCTGACGGTGGTGGCGTTCGCTTTTGGTTATGCGATGGCGGGGCGGGTGTTGTCGCCGTTGGGGCGGATCACGCGGACGGCGCAGCGGGTGGCGGGTTCGGATTTGCATCGTCGGATCGAGTTGGGGGGTCCGGATGATGAGCTGAAGGAGTTGGCGGACACGTTCGATCAGATGCTGGACCGGTTGGACCGGGCGTTTGAGTCGCAGCGGCGGTTTGTGGCGAATGCGTCGCATGAGTTGCGGACGCCGTTGGCGATCAATCGGACGTTGTTGGAGGTGCAGCTGGCGGATCCGGCGGCGTCGCCGGAGCTGGCGCAGTTGGGGAAGACGCTGTTGGCGACGAATGAGCGCAGTGAGCAGTTGGTGGAGGGGTTGTTGCTGCTGGCGCGGAGTGAGAACCGGGTGGTGGACAAGAAGCCGGTGGATGTGTCGGAGGTGGCGGCGCAGGCGGTGGATCAGACGCGGGAGGAGGCGCATGCCAAGGGGGTGGAGCTGCGTGGGGCGCGGCAGCAGGTGTTTGTGCAGGGTAATGGGGTGTTGTTGGAGCGGATTGCGTTGAATTTGGTGCAGAACGCGGTGCGGTACAACGTGCCGGAGGGGGGTTGGGTGGAGGTGGTGACCGAGCCGCAGCCGGGGTGTGCGGTGTTGGTGGTGGCCAATACGGGGCCGGTGGTGCCGGCGTATGAGGTGGAGAATCTTTTTGAGCCGTTCCGGCGGCTGCGGACCGAGCGCACGGGCAGTGACAAGGGTGTGGGTCTGGGGTTGTCGATCGTGCGGTCGGTGGTGCGGGCCCACGACGGGAGCATCACCGCGCAGCCGCGGGAGGGCGGCGGGCTGATCATGCGGGTCGTCCTGCCACTCTGA
- a CDS encoding DUF4193 domain-containing protein: protein MATDYDTPRKTDDDLNEDSIEELKSRRNDKSASAVDVDEFEQAEGLELPGADLSNEELAVRVLPKQQDEFTCMSCFLVHHRSQLAAEDKNGNPICRDCAA from the coding sequence ATGGCTACGGATTACGACACCCCACGCAAGACCGACGACGATCTCAACGAGGACAGCATTGAAGAGCTGAAGTCGCGGCGGAACGACAAGTCCGCCTCGGCCGTCGACGTCGACGAGTTCGAGCAGGCCGAGGGCCTGGAGCTGCCGGGCGCGGACCTTTCCAACGAAGAGCTCGCAGTGCGCGTGCTGCCCAAGCAGCAGGACGAGTTCACCTGCATGAGCTGCTTCCTGGTCCACCACCGCAGCCAGCTGGCCGCGGAGGATAAGAACGGCAACCCGATCTGCCGCGACTGCGCGGCCTGA
- a CDS encoding DUF3093 domain-containing protein, whose product MQSYEERLTAPRSWWVIAALIGVACALMLLPLGTLPMLGGLIGGAALAAVGVSGYGSARIRVVGGALIAGDAKIPATALGEAQVLDADAALAWRTHKADARAFMLLRGYIRTAVRVEITDPQDPTPYAYLSTREPERLVAALAAVRG is encoded by the coding sequence ATGCAGTCGTACGAAGAACGTCTCACCGCGCCCCGGTCCTGGTGGGTGATCGCCGCGCTGATCGGCGTCGCCTGTGCCCTGATGCTGCTGCCCCTGGGGACGCTCCCGATGCTCGGCGGGCTGATCGGCGGCGCGGCGCTGGCCGCGGTGGGCGTGAGCGGGTACGGCTCGGCGCGGATCCGGGTGGTGGGCGGCGCGCTGATCGCCGGCGACGCGAAGATCCCGGCGACGGCGCTGGGCGAGGCACAGGTGCTGGACGCGGACGCGGCGCTGGCGTGGCGTACGCACAAGGCCGACGCCCGGGCGTTCATGCTGCTGCGCGGCTATATCCGTACCGCGGTGCGGGTGGAGATCACCGACCCGCAGGACCCGACGCCGTACGCCTATCTCTCGACGCGGGAGCCGGAGCGTCTGGTGGCGGCGCTGGCGGCCGTACGCGGCTGA
- a CDS encoding PaaI family thioesterase, with protein MSGTDEPRARLTPPTDAVAPVRHAEAPAPGELLGAHYDRCFGCGTGQPHGLHLEARAGDGVSVTAEFTVKEAHQGAPGLAHGGVLATALDETLGSLNWLLRVIAVTGRLETDFVRPVPLGTVLHLDARVTAVHRRKIYSTAVGRIGGPDGPVAVRAEAVFIEVKVDHFIDNGRTEEIQAAMSDPDQVKRARAFEVNP; from the coding sequence GTGAGTGGAACTGACGAACCCAGGGCGCGGCTGACGCCACCGACGGACGCCGTCGCTCCGGTCCGGCATGCCGAGGCGCCGGCACCCGGAGAACTCCTCGGCGCGCACTACGACCGGTGCTTCGGCTGCGGCACCGGCCAGCCTCACGGTCTGCACCTGGAGGCGCGGGCCGGCGACGGCGTGAGCGTGACCGCCGAGTTCACCGTCAAGGAGGCCCACCAGGGTGCGCCCGGTCTGGCGCACGGCGGCGTGCTGGCCACCGCGCTGGACGAGACGCTCGGCTCGCTGAACTGGCTGCTGCGGGTGATCGCGGTGACCGGCCGCCTGGAGACCGACTTCGTACGTCCGGTCCCCCTGGGCACCGTGCTGCACCTCGACGCGCGGGTCACCGCCGTACACCGCCGAAAGATCTATTCGACGGCCGTGGGGCGTATAGGCGGCCCGGACGGCCCGGTCGCGGTGCGTGCCGAAGCCGTCTTCATCGAGGTGAAGGTCGACCACTTCATCGACAACGGCAGGACCGAGGAGATCCAGGCGGCGATGTCCGACCCGGACCAGGTCAAACGAGCGCGTGCCTTCGAGGTGAACCCGTGA
- the dut gene encoding dUTP diphosphatase, translating into MSQVRNPVDVLLRRLDPDVPVPSYGHPGDAGVDLVTTEAAELAPGERTVLPTGVSIALPDGYAAFVHPRSGLAARCGLALVNAPGTVDAGYRGEIKVIVVNLDPRERVRFERFDRIAQLVVQQVEKVRFHEVAELPGSARAEGGFGSTGGHAAVDGSTGGNEYASVGADREGQ; encoded by the coding sequence GTGAGTCAGGTACGGAATCCGGTGGATGTGCTGCTGCGCCGGCTGGACCCGGACGTGCCCGTTCCGTCGTACGGGCATCCCGGCGACGCGGGCGTGGATCTGGTGACCACCGAGGCCGCCGAGCTGGCGCCGGGGGAGCGCACCGTGCTGCCCACCGGGGTGTCGATCGCGCTGCCCGACGGCTACGCGGCCTTTGTGCACCCGCGGTCGGGGCTGGCCGCGCGGTGCGGACTGGCGCTGGTGAATGCCCCCGGGACGGTGGATGCCGGGTACCGTGGAGAGATCAAGGTGATCGTGGTCAATCTGGACCCGCGCGAGCGCGTGCGGTTCGAACGATTCGACCGGATTGCCCAACTGGTCGTCCAGCAGGTCGAGAAGGTGCGCTTCCACGAGGTGGCGGAACTTCCCGGCTCGGCGCGGGCCGAGGGGGGATTCGGTTCCACCGGCGGTCATGCGGCGGTGGACGGCTCCACGGGCGGGAATGAATACGCATCGGTCGGTGCCGACCGGGAAGGACAGTGA
- a CDS encoding DUF3710 domain-containing protein has protein sequence MFGRRKKNEAPEESAKDTRLADERAVSDADEDEAEQQRLSLPPAPRPDGPWDASEVSEPGEGRVDLGGLFVPGVEGMELRVEVAGDAIVAATVVLQDSAVQLQAFAAPKNEGIWGEVREEIAAGITQQGGVIDEVEGPLGWELRAQVPVQLPDGTNGVQVVRFIGVDGPRWFLRGVISGQGAVQPQAAGVLEHIFRDTVIVRGDAPMAPRDPIVLKLPDDAQMVPDGVQQDQVEQSRFGGGVERLERGPEITEIR, from the coding sequence GTGTTCGGACGTCGCAAGAAGAACGAGGCTCCTGAAGAGTCGGCCAAGGACACCAGGCTCGCCGACGAGCGAGCGGTGAGCGACGCCGACGAGGACGAGGCGGAGCAGCAGCGGCTCAGCCTTCCGCCCGCGCCGCGTCCCGACGGTCCCTGGGACGCGTCGGAGGTCTCCGAGCCCGGCGAGGGCCGGGTGGACCTCGGCGGGCTGTTCGTGCCCGGTGTCGAGGGCATGGAACTCCGGGTGGAGGTCGCCGGTGACGCCATCGTCGCCGCGACCGTGGTGCTTCAGGACAGCGCGGTACAGCTACAGGCCTTCGCCGCCCCCAAGAACGAGGGGATCTGGGGCGAGGTCCGCGAGGAGATCGCCGCCGGCATCACCCAGCAGGGCGGGGTCATCGACGAGGTCGAGGGCCCGCTGGGCTGGGAGCTGCGTGCCCAGGTACCGGTACAGCTGCCGGACGGCACCAATGGGGTGCAGGTCGTGCGCTTCATCGGCGTCGACGGCCCCCGGTGGTTCCTGCGGGGTGTGATCTCCGGCCAGGGCGCGGTGCAGCCGCAGGCCGCGGGCGTGCTGGAGCACATCTTCCGGGACACCGTGATCGTCCGCGGCGATGCGCCGATGGCGCCCCGCGACCCGATCGTCCTGAAGCTGCCGGACGACGCCCAGATGGTGCCGGACGGTGTGCAGCAGGATCAGGTCGAGCAGTCGCGCTTCGGCGGCGGTGTGGAGCGTCTGGAGCGCGGACCGGAGATCACCGAGATCCGCTGA
- the kdpF gene encoding K(+)-transporting ATPase subunit F codes for MTAENIVGLIVAVALLGYLVLALVFPERF; via the coding sequence GTGACCGCCGAAAACATCGTCGGCCTGATCGTGGCCGTCGCCCTGCTCGGCTATCTGGTCCTCGCCCTCGTCTTCCCGGAGAGGTTCTGA
- the kdpA gene encoding potassium-transporting ATPase subunit KdpA — translation MSPVLAGVLQLTALVAALALAYRPLGDYMAAVYSSPRHLRAEKIIYRCIGANADVQMRWPAYLRSVLAFSAVGVLFLYLLQRLQGGMPLSLGFASISPDQAFNTAASFVANTNWQSYSGEQAMGHVVQTAGLAVQNFVSAATGMAVAIALVRGFARMRTGELGNFWADLVRGTVRVLVPIAVIGALVLVACGTLQNFSGIHEVGQFMGGSQQTNGGAVASQEVIKELGTNGGGYFNANSAHPFENPTAFTNLFEIFLILVIPFALTRTFGKLVGNVKQGYAVLATMGVIWLGFTALMMWTEFAHGGPALEAAGAAMEGKENRFGVGSSAIFSVATTLTSTGAVDSFHSSFTAFGGGIQLLGMMLGEIAPGGVGSGLYGMLVMAIIAVFIAGLMVGRTPEYLGKKIGTREIKLAACYILITPTLVLGFTAASMVLPDALGSMLNTKALGAGSHGFSEVLYAFTSGANNNGSAFGGLNANTPWYNTTIGLAMLLGRFLPMVFVLALAGSLAEQQPVPETAGTLRTEKPLFAGLLVGTILIITGLTYFPALALGPLAEGLS, via the coding sequence ATGAGCCCCGTCCTCGCAGGCGTGCTCCAGCTGACCGCGCTCGTCGCGGCGCTGGCCCTGGCCTACCGTCCCCTCGGCGACTACATGGCCGCCGTCTACAGCTCCCCCAGGCACCTCCGTGCCGAGAAGATCATCTACCGCTGCATCGGCGCCAATGCGGACGTCCAGATGCGCTGGCCGGCCTACCTGCGCAGCGTCCTGGCGTTCTCCGCGGTGGGCGTGCTCTTCCTCTACCTGCTCCAGCGCCTCCAGGGCGGGATGCCGCTGTCCCTCGGCTTCGCGTCGATCAGCCCGGACCAGGCGTTCAACACCGCGGCCTCCTTCGTCGCCAACACCAACTGGCAGTCCTACAGCGGCGAGCAGGCCATGGGCCACGTCGTACAGACCGCCGGCCTCGCGGTGCAGAACTTCGTGTCCGCCGCCACCGGAATGGCCGTCGCCATCGCCCTCGTCCGCGGCTTCGCCCGCATGCGGACGGGCGAACTCGGCAACTTCTGGGCCGACCTGGTCCGCGGCACCGTACGGGTCCTCGTCCCGATCGCCGTGATCGGCGCGCTCGTCCTGGTCGCCTGCGGCACCCTCCAGAACTTCTCCGGCATCCACGAGGTCGGCCAGTTCATGGGCGGCTCCCAGCAGACCAACGGTGGTGCGGTCGCCTCCCAGGAGGTCATCAAGGAACTGGGCACCAACGGGGGCGGCTACTTCAACGCCAACTCCGCCCACCCCTTCGAGAACCCCACCGCCTTCACCAACCTCTTCGAGATCTTCCTGATCCTCGTCATCCCCTTCGCGCTGACCCGCACCTTCGGCAAGCTCGTCGGGAACGTGAAGCAGGGCTACGCCGTGCTCGCCACGATGGGCGTCATCTGGCTCGGCTTCACGGCGCTGATGATGTGGACCGAGTTCGCGCACGGCGGCCCGGCCCTGGAGGCCGCGGGCGCCGCCATGGAAGGCAAGGAGAACCGCTTCGGCGTCGGCTCCTCCGCGATCTTCTCGGTGGCCACCACCCTCACCTCCACCGGTGCGGTCGACTCCTTCCACTCCTCGTTCACGGCCTTCGGCGGCGGCATCCAGCTGCTCGGCATGATGCTGGGCGAGATCGCCCCCGGCGGTGTCGGCTCCGGCCTCTACGGCATGCTCGTGATGGCGATCATCGCCGTGTTCATCGCCGGTCTGATGGTGGGCCGGACACCCGAGTACCTCGGCAAGAAGATCGGCACCCGCGAGATCAAGCTGGCCGCCTGCTACATCCTCATCACCCCGACGCTGGTGCTCGGCTTCACCGCCGCCTCCATGGTGCTGCCGGACGCACTGGGCTCGATGCTCAACACCAAGGCGCTGGGCGCCGGTTCGCACGGCTTCTCCGAAGTGCTGTACGCCTTCACCTCCGGCGCCAACAACAACGGCTCCGCGTTCGGCGGCCTCAACGCCAACACCCCCTGGTACAACACCACGATCGGTCTGGCGATGCTGCTCGGCCGCTTCCTGCCGATGGTGTTCGTGCTCGCCCTGGCCGGCTCGCTCGCCGAGCAGCAGCCGGTCCCGGAGACCGCGGGCACCCTCCGTACCGAGAAGCCGCTCTTCGCGGGGCTGCTCGTCGGCACGATCCTGATCATCACCGGTCTGACGTACTTCCCGGCGCTGGCCCTCGGGCCGCTGGCGGAGGGTCTGTCATGA
- the kdpB gene encoding potassium-transporting ATPase subunit KdpB translates to MSTATPTRAPHQDVPSGHQPGGGRVGGGLFDPKLLLKSFPDALRKLDPRVMVKSPVMFVVEVGSVLTTVFACMSPSDGFGWAIAVWLWLTVIFANLAEAVAEGRGKAQADTLRKAKTDTVARRLNGGSEEQVPGTALRIGDLVVCEAGDIIPGDGDVVEGVASVDESAITGESAPVIRESGGDRSAVTGGTKVLSDRIVIKITTRPGETFIDRMINLVEGAARQKTPNEIALNILLASLTIVFLLAVVTLQPFAIYAGAEQPMIVLLALLVCLIPTTIGALLSAIGIAGMDRLVQRNVLAMSGRAVEAAGDVSTLLLDKTGTITLGNRQAAEFVPVHGTTEAEVADAAQLSSLADETPEGRSIVVLAKEKYGLRERHQGELTDAEWVPFTAQTRMSGVDVDGRKVRKGASGSVIAWVEERGGTVAADAQQLTDTISQAGGTPLLVALEDESGPRVLGVIHLKDVVKDGMRERFVELRRMGIKTVMITGDNPLTAKAIADEAGVDDFLAEATPEDKMALIKREQAGGKLVAMTGDGTNDAPALAQADVGVAMNTGTSAAKEAGNMVDLDSNPTKLIEIVEIGKQLLITRGALTTFSIANDVAKYFAIIPAMFAVAYPGLDTLNIMRLSSPNSAILAAIIFNALIIVALVPLALKGVQYRPVSADKMLRRNLAVYGLGGLIAPFIGIKLIDLLLSLLPGIG, encoded by the coding sequence ATGTCCACCGCCACACCGACGCGCGCTCCGCACCAGGACGTCCCCAGCGGGCACCAGCCCGGCGGCGGCCGGGTGGGCGGCGGCCTCTTCGACCCCAAGCTGCTGCTCAAGTCCTTCCCGGACGCCCTCCGCAAGCTCGACCCGCGGGTGATGGTCAAGTCCCCCGTGATGTTCGTGGTCGAGGTCGGCTCCGTGCTGACCACGGTCTTCGCCTGTATGTCCCCGTCGGACGGGTTCGGCTGGGCGATCGCCGTCTGGCTGTGGCTGACCGTCATCTTCGCCAACCTGGCGGAGGCGGTCGCCGAGGGCCGCGGCAAGGCGCAGGCCGACACCCTGCGCAAGGCCAAGACCGACACCGTTGCCCGGCGGCTGAACGGCGGCAGTGAGGAACAGGTCCCCGGTACCGCACTGCGCATCGGCGACCTGGTGGTGTGCGAGGCCGGTGACATCATCCCGGGTGACGGCGATGTCGTCGAAGGCGTCGCCTCCGTCGACGAATCCGCGATCACCGGCGAATCGGCCCCGGTCATCCGCGAGTCCGGCGGCGACCGCTCGGCCGTCACCGGTGGTACGAAGGTGCTCTCCGACCGCATCGTCATCAAGATCACGACGAGGCCCGGCGAGACCTTCATCGACCGGATGATCAACCTCGTCGAGGGCGCCGCACGGCAGAAGACGCCCAACGAGATCGCGCTGAACATCCTGCTCGCGTCGCTCACCATCGTCTTCCTGCTGGCGGTGGTCACCCTCCAGCCGTTCGCGATCTACGCGGGCGCCGAACAGCCCATGATCGTGCTGCTCGCCCTGCTGGTCTGTCTGATCCCGACGACGATCGGCGCCCTGCTCTCGGCCATCGGCATCGCCGGCATGGACCGCCTGGTGCAGCGCAACGTCCTCGCGATGTCCGGCCGCGCCGTCGAAGCCGCAGGCGATGTATCGACATTGTTGCTCGACAAGACCGGCACCATCACCCTCGGCAATCGCCAGGCCGCCGAGTTCGTCCCCGTCCACGGCACCACCGAGGCCGAGGTCGCGGACGCGGCCCAGCTGTCCTCTCTGGCCGACGAGACACCCGAGGGCCGCTCCATCGTCGTCCTCGCCAAGGAGAAGTACGGCCTCCGCGAGCGCCACCAGGGCGAGCTGACGGACGCAGAGTGGGTGCCGTTCACCGCCCAGACCCGGATGTCGGGGGTGGACGTCGACGGGCGCAAGGTCCGCAAGGGCGCGTCCGGGTCGGTCATCGCATGGGTCGAGGAGCGCGGCGGCACGGTCGCCGCCGACGCCCAGCAGCTCACCGACACCATTTCGCAGGCCGGCGGCACCCCGTTGCTGGTCGCCCTGGAGGACGAGAGCGGCCCCCGCGTCCTGGGAGTCATCCACCTCAAGGACGTCGTCAAGGACGGGATGCGCGAACGCTTCGTCGAGCTGCGCCGGATGGGCATCAAGACCGTCATGATCACGGGTGACAACCCGCTGACGGCCAAGGCCATCGCCGACGAGGCGGGCGTGGACGACTTCCTTGCGGAGGCCACGCCCGAGGACAAGATGGCGCTCATCAAGCGCGAGCAGGCCGGCGGCAAGCTGGTCGCGATGACCGGCGACGGCACCAACGACGCACCCGCGCTGGCGCAGGCGGACGTCGGGGTGGCCATGAACACCGGTACGTCGGCCGCCAAGGAGGCCGGGAACATGGTGGACCTGGACTCCAATCCCACCAAGCTGATCGAGATCGTCGAGATCGGCAAGCAACTGCTGATCACCCGGGGCGCACTGACGACCTTCTCCATCGCCAACGACGTCGCGAAGTACTTCGCGATCATCCCGGCGATGTTCGCGGTGGCCTATCCGGGCCTGGACACCCTCAACATCATGCGGCTGTCGAGCCCCAACTCCGCGATCCTCGCGGCGATCATCTTCAACGCGCTGATCATCGTCGCGCTGGTACCGCTCGCCCTCAAGGGCGTTCAGTACCGCCCCGTAAGCGCCGACAAGATGCTGCGACGCAACCTGGCGGTCTACGGACTCGGCGGCCTGATCGCCCCCTTCATCGGCATCAAACTCATCGACCTGCTCCTCTCTCTCCTCCCCGGAATCGGGTGA
- the kdpC gene encoding potassium-transporting ATPase subunit KdpC, producing MTAVNNSVRNTARLIGAGLRALLVLTLVCGVLYPLVVTGVAQAAFPDQANGSEVRSHGKVVGSSLIGQRYDKGQNKDGEPVPDLRYFQPRPSAGLGSNQANGVNTRYDLQVSGASNLGATNTDLIKAVQERRHWVSTTYQVPESKVPADAVTSSGSGLDPHISPAYAQLQTATVARRNHLPAGRVEKLVEKHTDGRDLGFLGEPRVNVLELNVGLRELVLRVREG from the coding sequence GTGACCGCCGTGAACAACTCCGTACGCAACACCGCCCGGTTGATCGGGGCGGGCCTGCGCGCCCTGCTCGTACTGACGTTGGTCTGCGGCGTCCTCTACCCGCTGGTGGTCACCGGGGTGGCGCAGGCGGCGTTCCCCGATCAGGCCAACGGGTCCGAGGTGCGCTCCCACGGCAAGGTCGTCGGCTCATCACTGATCGGCCAGCGCTACGACAAGGGCCAGAACAAGGACGGCGAGCCGGTCCCCGACCTGAGGTACTTCCAGCCGCGCCCCTCGGCGGGACTGGGCAGCAACCAGGCCAACGGCGTCAACACCCGGTACGACCTCCAGGTCTCCGGCGCCTCCAACCTGGGCGCCACCAACACCGACCTCATCAAGGCGGTGCAGGAACGCAGGCACTGGGTTTCCACCACGTACCAAGTCCCCGAGTCGAAGGTCCCGGCGGACGCCGTCACCTCCTCCGGCTCCGGCCTCGACCCGCACATCTCCCCGGCCTACGCCCAACTACAGACCGCCACGGTCGCCCGGCGGAACCACCTCCCCGCTGGCAGGGTGGAGAAGCTGGTCGAGAAGCACACCGACGGGCGCGACCTCGGATTCCTGGGGGAGCCGCGGGTGAATGTTCTGGAGCTGAACGTCGGGCTGAGGGAGTTGGTGTTGAGGGTGCGGGAGGGCTGA
- a CDS encoding GNAT family N-acetyltransferase, whose protein sequence is MTEAHLTTPRMTDVRIAHTADLDVTTLKAARALLYDVFDDMTAEDWEHSLGGLHALIHEDGELIGHASVVQRRLLHGGRALRCGYVEGVGVRADRRGRGHGAALMDALERVVHSGYDLGALGAADEAATFYAARGWQRWRGRSWALTPDGIQRTADEDGCIYVLPAAATPLDLDSDLTCDWRDGDVW, encoded by the coding sequence ATGACCGAGGCACATCTGACGACGCCCCGCATGACCGACGTACGCATCGCCCACACCGCCGATCTGGACGTCACCACCCTCAAGGCCGCCCGCGCCCTCCTCTACGACGTCTTCGACGACATGACCGCCGAGGACTGGGAACACTCACTCGGCGGGCTGCACGCCCTGATCCACGAGGACGGCGAACTGATCGGGCATGCGAGCGTCGTGCAACGACGACTGCTGCACGGGGGCCGGGCGCTGCGCTGCGGATATGTGGAGGGCGTCGGCGTACGCGCGGACCGGCGCGGCCGCGGCCATGGCGCGGCCCTGATGGACGCCCTGGAGCGGGTGGTGCACAGCGGTTACGACCTGGGCGCGCTCGGCGCCGCCGACGAGGCCGCGACGTTCTACGCGGCCCGCGGCTGGCAGCGGTGGCGCGGCCGCTCCTGGGCACTCACCCCGGACGGCATCCAGCGCACCGCCGACGAGGACGGCTGCATCTACGTCCTGCCGGCCGCGGCCACCCCACTCGACCTCGACTCCGACCTCACCTGCGACTGGCGTGACGGCGACGTCTGGTGA